Proteins co-encoded in one Listeria ivanovii subsp. ivanovii genomic window:
- the rpsF gene encoding 30S ribosomal protein S6 gives MARKYEIMYIIRPNIEEDEKKAVVERFDGILTENGAEIIESKEWGKRRLAYEINDYRDGFYHIVKLNADKADSINEFDRLAKISDDIVRHMVIKEEA, from the coding sequence ATGGCTAGAAAGTACGAAATTATGTACATTATTCGCCCTAATATTGAAGAAGATGAGAAAAAAGCTGTTGTTGAACGCTTTGACGGAATCTTAACTGAAAATGGCGCGGAGATCATCGAATCAAAAGAATGGGGTAAACGTCGATTAGCATATGAAATCAATGACTATCGTGACGGTTTTTACCACATCGTGAAATTAAATGCTGATAAAGCAGATTCTATCAACGAATTTGACCGTTTAGCAAAAATTTCTGATGATATCGTTCGTCACATGGTAATTAAAGAAGAAGCTTAA
- the ssb gene encoding single-stranded DNA-binding protein: MMNRVVLVGRLTKDPELRYTPAGVAVATFTLAVNRTFTNQQGEREADFINCVVWRKPAENVANFLKKGSMAGVDGRVQTRNYEGNDGKRVYVTEIVAESVQFLEPRNSNGGGGNNYQGGNTNNNSNYNNGGNNFGQAPTNNGGFAQDQQQSQNQNYQSTNNDPFASDGKPIDISDDDLPF; the protein is encoded by the coding sequence ATGATGAATCGTGTTGTACTCGTAGGACGCTTAACTAAAGATCCTGAATTACGTTATACTCCAGCTGGCGTGGCTGTTGCGACTTTTACATTAGCTGTAAATCGTACATTCACTAACCAACAAGGAGAACGAGAAGCTGACTTTATTAATTGTGTTGTTTGGCGTAAACCGGCAGAAAACGTTGCTAATTTCCTGAAGAAGGGAAGCATGGCAGGTGTTGATGGCCGCGTTCAAACTCGTAATTACGAGGGAAACGATGGTAAACGTGTTTATGTGACAGAAATTGTGGCTGAGAGTGTTCAATTCCTTGAACCGCGTAATTCTAATGGCGGTGGCGGAAATAACTATCAAGGTGGCAATACTAATAACAACAGCAATTATAATAATGGTGGAAATAACTTCGGACAAGCACCTACTAATAACGGTGGATTCGCACAGGACCAGCAACAATCTCAAAATCAAAATTATCAATCCACTAACAATGATCCTTTT